GAAACTAAAATCAAAtacaagaaacatttttgtcctTCAGGAACGTAATCAAAGCTACAAgtacttaaaaatgaaatatggaaaaaaaaaaaggaaagagcacagtgttttcattttattatttttaaataattaagctaaatgaaagagaaaaagctgtttgaagttattttttagAGTCATACACAAGGATTGTGTAAAGATTAGACAAAAATGGGAAACAGTAAACCTCCAGCATTAATAAAACAGTTACAGTGTTAAAAATAACAGAGCCTGGTCTGTATCTTTAAGACTTAAGAGAGTTTGGTGCAATACAGCAGGATAATAACAGGAAATTTCTTCATTATCATTgttgaaaaaagggaaaagacaATGACAGATGGAATTGcagtttagtttctgttttaaaactaaCCCGTCCTTTCTCctgagtaataaaaaaatatataattttaatgtttgcaaCGAAAAGGAATGTGAAAAATAACCATCGGCAGCGATCTGAAACACTGAACCGGACGGGATTCTGGACACAACTCTATGGTGTCGTGTGACAGCCGTCCATCCACTCCCACATCCTCCCACTGGTTCCAGCACAGTTCATGTACtccattcaaaaaaaaataatttcctgtgAACACAATCAAGCCTGTGATTAGATTGAACCTCGACATAAAACGAAAGGCGACGGAACGCCACAGCGACCCAAATTCTAGGTCACGACTAAATTATGTGCAGAACAGAAGCAAAGTTCAGAGAACAATGTTCACACAAAAGGAACGAGAGACGCTGGGAGACGAAACGGGAGTTAAACGCAGATGACATGACACATGACGGGTGGGAACGGCTCCAAAAGCACTCCTGAATCAGACGAGCTGAGCTGCTAAATGCCTGATCTGAACTTCTTTAGTTTCTCTCGAGGCTCAAACtgaattttattcaaacacACATGGGAGATCTGACATACAGTACTGGCTTATCTGATGCCAGTGTTGCAATTTGGCTTCAAATGTGAGATTGTTTTCAATCAGTGTTCACTCCGGATGGAGGCAGAGCTGAGATGGAGAAACCAGCCGGGGTGAGGATGCGGTGGCAGCGTTTAGGGGCGGAACACGGACGGCTGCAGTATCCATCACCGCTGGCGCGTTGACACCAAGTGTGACTTGGCTACTGTTATCACAACTGTTGCATATCTGCCTTGAGCTGCGTTTGTTTAGCAACGTGAGCGTTCATTTGACACTGTAGCGCAAGATTTCAGCAGCAGCTAAGCCAAGCTACCACTGACTGGATAACTGGGTCTGTATTAATAGTTGTGAAATGTGTCCTTTAATGCATTTGTCTGTCTGTACCTGACTGTTGACTGTTTCTTGTGTTCCTCTGTGTCCATTATGAGGGGTTTGGTCCTCCAGCTCCgcctcactttcttcttcttttgttcaggGTCCTCCAGGACtattataaatataaagttgttcatttcctcttccctttttgttatttgttccACTGGGAAGAGACGAGTTTTGTAATCCAATGCGATCCTCTTTATTTAcattgttatatatttttttgtccttcTGTATTAATGATAGGCGTTTGAATGTTTTCACTTGAATGATTATTACACCTTTATAGCATTTAACGATGCTAGCATTGCTAACACTATTATTTCGTACAAATCGGGCTGGAGAACTGAATCACGTGCTatgtgctaatgctaacatcTCCCGATTGTCAGGTTGAATAAACGGAGGTCGCCTCCGCACCCAGACTTGACGTCTTGCGGTTTGTCCGTGTTGCTCCTCTCGAGTTTAATCAAGGCTTAACGCCGTTCTTGTTTTCAACAGCCATGTATCGTGGACACGTCTCATAAAGTCCCCAAAAATGCCGTCAGAACTAAAAAGGTGACACAAACCTAAATTAGTTCACAAAAACGGAGTATTTCAGCATTTGACAAAAGatactaataaaacaaaaccgtACCTCATTAGCCGCATTGACTCCAGAGGAATAAAACTTAAGCTTCTTCAGCTAGAATGCCCCTTGTGGCTCTAAGTGCGTCAGCCAATTCTTTCCCCGGGAAACACATGGTCCATAGAACGAAACAAAagttccccccccccacatttGAACGCACCCTTAACCAAAACCAATGAACTTCAACACAAATTTACTAAAGAACTACCACACATTCATCAcgtaatgttttatattaaataaaatgtaactactGCAACCTtaaaccaaacaacaacaaaaaaaaaaaacctgtatgTAAGAGCAACGCAGACGCTGCATAACAATAAAAGGACCATCAAAAACCAGATGCTGCTGGACTGGCAGACTGAAGGAGCTGAACAGTTACACAGTACTGCACTTAAATGGACATTAAACTAGCCACAGTCGTTTTCCTGCTGAGGCTCCAAATCAAAAACTGCTTAAggaataaagaaacacaaacagtttgTTTCCAGACATTAgaagagagcagcagcagatccaGATGAGTAACTGCTGTATGAGGAGAAGTCTCGTCTTTTTATCGCTCTTCTCTTCAATAACGGTGAAACTTCTCTGAGTGGCTGCTGAACTTTGTGGAACTTCACCCTCCCACCCCCACACCTCTCTCACCACGGAGAAACACCCGTCACACACAGAGAGACGATAACTCATtagacttaaagaaaaaaaaaaacagagacagcGGCAGTCAGACGTTGCAAATGAGTCTGAATGGGATTctaaattacttattttactttaaaccaGCACAACATTTATCTAAAAAGCACAAGCGTTCACACCTCCTCAAATATTATGTCCTAAATACAAGAAAACGATTCATTCTGATAATGTTTCTTCTAATCAAAACATGCTTTTCATCTCACTTCggctctaaaaaaaaagaaagaagaaaaaatgaccTTGGGGACTAATCAActttcagtatttaaaaaaaaaaagtgtctgtgccaatgtgaaaaaaacattttatatacaaTGTCTAAGTAGCTCTTGACACACATTTCTAAAGGCTCTGCAGTGCTGCATGATCCCAAAAGTTTAGATGTTCTGTCTCCTGGTGAAAGCTCTCACTCCTATGATCTAAATAACTTTGTCCTGATCTAAAAGCCACTCTGTCTAATAACTGCTGTAGGATTCCTAATTAACAGTATAAGCTTTGTGGGAATTTTAAATGACAGCTGAATAAACACTTTTCACACCAAACACCATTACGCCTCTAAGGCTGCTTGTTTCAAAaccttgttgttgttgtttttttttttaaaaaaaaggttgtaatcaattttattttactttttagcaaatTCGGCAACAAAGGAGACCAACCAAATCAAGGTTTTACATTCCCCCAGCGGTTCTGTCGCTCTTTGTTGCTAATGGCTTTATGCTACTGTACCGGCTGGTTCTTAAAAATTGAATCATTACCTATTTTGAAAAACTATAGCTTTATTCTGTATTGTAGCAAATTACTCGAAATGAAGCAACATGGTATTCTTTCATCATAAAGTTAGACCTACactaaatgtttggttttttttccacttggaACTCTAACACAGACTTTTAATTGAAACAAACCGAGACGCACGAGCCTCTTTAATTCACAgtgcttttttttatcataatcaATCTCATTCGATTTAGATGAAAGGTTCAATTTGCATTGTGAGAATTCGCTGTAATTTAGTTTGCCGGTGTAGAACCGGCAAACGTCACAACAGATATTATTTGTGCCACGAGACAAAATCAAAGTCTCAAGGCACTTATGAAACAGAAAGTCAATCCAATCTAATCACCCAGACGGATTCAAGTCCAATTACACACATTCCAGTTTGACCTTCAACCTATGATCAAATTGACTTTAAATCATTCAGGTTTCTCACAATAAACTCAACCCCACCAACAGCGTCAGGCCCTGAATTTCAGATCCATGTAGTCCGACCGCGACAGACTGCGTTCTGCCTGACCCAGACCGGTTCCAAAGTGCCAGACAGTAGACGATGGTCTCATTAAGGAAGCCGACTGACTCATGAAGCCTTCCCTTCACTCCTCAGCTTCCATCCTGAGCCTGCGGGGAGGAGAGGGGCGCCTTCCAGCAGCGCCACGCTCATGACTGGACGAGCGGCGGTCTGCTGCAGCAGGCCGCCATCAACCTTTTCATTAGTTTGCTGAAAACACAACAGAGGAGCACAACGGTTTTAGTGAGCAGCGACTGATCAcacttcttacttttacttcCTTCATGCTTTAGAACTATAGCcaagaaacatgaaaactggGCGTTTGgttggtttattttgcatatatatatatatatatatatatatatatgttgtaCACAGGCGTACACAGACACAGTGAGAGGttctttaagtatttttaaagagATGCCTTATTTATCTACAACATTTCTGCTATTTAGTCCGTCTTTGCTGCGTGGCAGCAAACTGAAAGGTCATAATAATCAGAATCAATATTACAGTAATAGATTATGAGTAATTTGTCATTCTGCCATTCAGTTTTAGCTTCCGTGTCTTTTAATCATGGAAATGCGCTTCTCATGGTTCACAGATTCACTATGCGGGAACACCAGCAGTGCACAAAGAGTTGAACAGTAGCGTTAAAGTTCAAATGGAAATTCCCTCTGGTGTTTTCAGTCTCTTTAGTACCAATGTCTTCTATATTCGTCTCATCTCTAGTCATACgattttcatcaaaatgttggaaattatttttgactaaaaatatgcaacaaacaaataatcaacCTCCCTATAGTGCTTGAGAAAAgcttatccttttttttttttttttttttgacagatttcCAAGTGACTTTGTtcatctaattttaatttaaaaacaacaatcaaagCATAAAATTGGTGAACGCTGTGCAGTCAGTCTTGGCATCGTGTAAACACGCGTTAGTTCATCTTCACTCACCTGAAAAAGAAATCTGCTACTTTGCTACAGGCTTCAGTCTGGGCTCACTCCTCCACCTAAACGTGCCACATCCAcactgaatgacaaaaaaaaaaaaaaaaaaacatcatgtttGATTTCAATGCAATCATGCTTTGATTTGCCATTGCTGATTGGCCATTGTTCCCAGTCCATAATCAAAAAGCCAATTTACACAATAAATAATGATGCTGTCAGTCCCAGATTCATCGGCTGCCAAGAGGGATTTATTGGTAGAATATCGTGGGCGCCGTGGAATCAGATCACTGGGCAGTTCAGCAaccaaaaatgactcaaatgcAACTTTTAAGCCTCTAAGGCCCTCTTGTGGTCTTAGAAAGTAACACATCATAATGCCTAACAGCATCTCTAGATGAACATATGTCCATGTACATCTTTCGTATAATTTTacgttttattcattttgtatttagGTCATATTTAAATGACTTGCAATGCATATTTTGTCAATTTTGTGTCGCTTGTTGTTGACATTCGTATTTCCTAATACTTAATACGTTGGATGGAGTAATCtgtcaacaaataagcaatttcttCTTGGGGaacaataaagtttattctattctataacaTTTCTTTATGTGAGCCTCAGGTGTCCATTTTAATCTTCTGCcttaagttttttcttttttttaaaaaaactcagtTTTCTATAATAGTTAATTGAAATGATGTGTTGCAAAGAGAAAGCATACAAGTTACTTTGTCTTTGTCAAAaactgttgagaaaaaaaaaaaagaaaactctctTCAGTCGTTGTTACCCAAAGATGTAGGAAGAACTCACTCTTATTAGTATTTCGGTTGTGTCTTGCAGGCCTCTAGTGCATAAATAATTAAAGACCAAAATAGTCTCCATATTCAGTGTAGTGCAAAATGTCTCCTATCCAGGAGTAGGCACTGGCCCGGGGTCCATAACAAAGACAATAACTCTTCCAGTCTTTTTGTAATACTAAGAACAACTGATGAAAtgttaatttgaattttaagcTCATGCTGCCTTCTCggatctttctcttttttccactCCACCTGTGTCTTCTTTGTTGGATGCCGTTGAAGTTAGCCTTTAAAATATTGACTCAATCAAGGGGTTATTTCACTGTGTTTTAAGAAATTTGGAATATCCAAAGCCTTTGTGTATCAGAACTAAACAGAATCGTTGTAAAACAAATTCTTCGAGGCCCAGTTATGCTTTTAAACGTATCAGTTCATGTTGTCTATAGAAATGATGTAAACTCTCTATGTTTTGCAGGATCTCACCCGATGTCTCGTACCCGGACATTTTACAACgcagaaatattaaatcatcctgtatttgtgtgtattttccTTCCTGTGATCAGAATTTCCTGTATTTTTACGAAAAGATCTTGATTTATCTCATAGCTTGTCTTTGTAATTCAGCTACACTCTAACACCAGTCAGATCATTTCCAAATAGCTTAGCTGAAAACTGAAAGATGATCCATCTAAAATCATGTTAATTGAACCACATAGGAGTAAATTTATATTGGAGCTCTTTACAGTTTGACCATAATTccttcttgtgtttgttttcataaacacacattttaaacctaaaatatgcatgaaaatGCTGTGgtcaaaataatatatatatatacatatttagaACAGTGGTTCcctattgttttttctttactgcgCCCCCTTTTGGTTTATATGAAAATTTCCTGTGCACCCCCAGACCCCACAAAACCTCATCAAAACCCCAATCCAttattctaactttttttttctgcagtgcaaagttttgaaatcaggaAATATTTATCCAATTGTCTTGATCAAAAGTTGGCAAAAATACTGAACGAGTTACGTGATCCTGCAAACACTTAACAAGAGGAGACTCCTGGTGTACCTGCGCTTTCGTCAGCTCTTCAAATAATGAATCTCTTCATTCTGTTCCTGTGaaaagaagatttaaaacaGTCATATTCAAATATATGTGTGATATTTATTGGAACCgaatttttcaaattcaaacgATGCCCAAAATatgctaacttttttttttgtttttatttatttattttattagatttttattattattattattttatttatttatttatgttagaaTTAAAAGCGCCACTCTCCACATCCAAACCCGGGAAACGTTTAAGGAAACAATGTTGATTAACAAAATATGATTACCGATATTCATACGATATTCACATTCACACCAGTAGGTGGCGGCAATGCACGCCATACTTTTGCCAACAgccagtggaaaaaaaaaaaaaaagaaagaaaaaaaaaacctcatgaagaagaagcagagacaCCTGCTGAACGCTGCCGGGGAGACAGACAGACGGGAGGATGACCGTGTCGGGACAAACAGCTGTGCTCCACGAGACGTGGCCCGCGAGATGCCGCGCGCGCTTCTGGAGGCTCTTTCCTCACCTGACGCTGTGCTGCGCCTTAGTGGCTTACACGATGCTGGGCGCGCTGGTCTTCATGCAGGTCGAGGGGGGGAGGAACTCCAGCACCGAGCAGGAATACCGCAACTTTCTGTCGAGCATCGTCAAGATGGTCCAGAACGACACCAGTAAGTCTGAGCGCATTGCAGCTTTTACTATCTACTGGAGCCTAtgaataaaatagatttttcttttctttttatcgtAGTGATAATGTTTGGAAATTGGATCTAGGTACTCAAGAGTTGTTCTTAGTAAAGTTATTCCATTAACCTGTTTTGTGGAAACAGTTCACTTTGTGGTTTTGATGTCCTCTAAGTGTTCTCCTCTTGGTTTCAGATAACAAATCCTGCACGCTCAACCAAACGGTTAGCAAAGTTGTGGTAAAAATGCAGGATTTCAAGTCCGTATGGTTCCAGAGCCCCAGCAGATGGGATTTGTTTGGTTCCgtcttcttctgctgcactATTTTTTCAACTGTTGGTAAGTTGGTGTTAGGATGTGTGGTGCCGTGTGGACAGGATTTGATGACTCTTTCCCCAGGTTTCTGAAGTGATGTCTTCCAAACTCTCACACAGCAGATGTGTTAAGCGTCTGGGCGTTGCCGTGGTGTTGGCAACCAAAGTGATCTCAAAAGATATTGGCAAAGTTCTCAGACCGACGTGGTTGATCTGATTATTTATGTGCACATTATGTTCAGTGAAACAGGTTCATTTGCGCATCTGTCTCTTCAGCAGGATGCATTTTGGTTGCATGGATGGacagaaggggaaaaaacagaatGCAGTTTTCTCCATCTAATGCACCGTATGTTtcaaaaattcagaaatatttcaggCTTAACTCCTCAAATGGTATTTATACCGAAGGTAGTCTGTTGTCGCAGTCCCGGCACTTTATCCATTTAAGTTTTATTATATCCAGCAGTGTCTGGAGGTCGGAATGTGAATGCATCgtgaataaacaaattattgcTCTCTGAGCTTCAGCCAAAGTGGATGACATGCAGTCGAAGGTTAATCTACTTAAGATCACAACAGAGAAGATATGCAGATTCTACATTAAGAATTTGTTAAATACTTTCTCATGTTAAATGAAAACTGTCATTTCTAGTTAATGTGGCTCTTCAACCAAACTTCACTGAGATTGTGTGGACAGTTTTATGAACACGACTGTTCAGAATACACCCATAAGCTTAATGCCTCAAAGATGTTAGACGGAAAGATTTGATGCAGGGTGTGGTCTAACGCACAATATTCTTCCAGTTATGAGTATCTGTGCGGATGAATTCGGGAACCAAAAGAAAGATGAAGGTCGTGTTTGAGGAGACCCACcacaaatatacatttattttatgaatatcTGTAAGATATCTGGATTGTGACATAAGTTTGCTTCCCATGGTCTATTTTTTTGATTATATATTGTCTTCTTGCCATACATATCGATTAATAAATGTCCAAAGATTTCCTATTATTTATTTGCGTGACATATCGTCCATCTCTCTCCGAGGAGCAGAGCGTCGCTCCACTCTGCTAATTGTTGATTAGCTACTATAAGCAGAGCTTGTCACTTAAAGCAAAACTACCAGGACTTCAGCTTCTCACACAATCCAAAACCTCAGGGGATTATGTCGTCTCTCCAGCGTTCCTAATGCTTGTGATGAAAGTTCGCTAATTTAAACATAACAAACacgttttcttttctcagacCTACTTTTCCTCCCATGACTTGACATAGAAGAAACAAGTGACGATATCACTGATGTCTTCTTCTCAGTTGCTTGGCTAAGTACTAAAAGGCTATCAACTAATGGCTAATGGCTCAGCAGCAACAGGAAGTCCAAATTACTCAGAAGACAAGCCACTTTAGATTGAGAATGCCTTTCACTTCGCCACAAAGAGCTTGTTAAAGATGTAGAGGCCTAGTTggagattacatttttttgtctttgtacaATCAAAATCCATCATTCACTCAGAAGGAAAGCAAAGTTCTCACTACTGTCAGTACAATCGTCGGAAAAGCCAAATACGACAGAGCTAGTCAGCGCCACGCCTTCAAAACGTTAAACGTTACGCTGCATGATTTGAAAAAAGATCAGCTCTCGCTATTTGTCTTCTGGTTTAATGTGGGTCACAGAAATCAATGTGTTTCAATTTAAACTAGCAACTTGTTTCTGGAGAACATAAAATCAGAAGAGATTTAATACAGTGAGCCACTTATCAGTAGTGAGAGACTAAAGGAGGATCAGGACCAACATTATTATCATGCAGGTGGGCAATAACGTTTagattgttttcaaatttaagTTATTTGTTGGACTGGCACAAaatatgcttcttttttttttaaatgacattttttggtTCCTTTTAAGATGAGGCTTGATGTGACTAAAGCGTGTTTTGGAAGTCTCTGTTACTTTGTTTAATGGAAGTCGCACCCAGCAGGGCGTGTTGTGATGGTCTTGAGGAACATTCAGATCTCAGTAATGGGAAGACGAAGCAGgtctaaatatttcagaagAAACGTAGGAAGGAAGTCGCTCGGAAAGGTTCTGGATGGACATCTATTTATGATCCGTCTACTGCAgcggtgggcaactccaggcctcgagggttcggtctcctgcaacttttagatgtacctttacttcaacacacctgagtcaaataatgaggtcattagcaggactctggagaacttgacctcacttaggaggtgattcagatattggattcaagtgtgttggaccagggagacatctaagagttgcaggacaccggccctcgaggaccaggattgcccacccctggtctgCTGCCTCACAACCTGatattttactgtaaagtatttttactgGAAAACTTATTGACCACTTGTTCTCACTGTTGTTTTGTCTTCTAATCACTTGTGTGTCATTTACATTTATCTACTTCACTTTGTgatcctgtttttctttccacagaAGGTACGCCTGGCTCAGTGTCTGTGTGCTGAGCTGGTTTCagtcatggactataactttattatttctgttttaactttgtttattGTAACTAATCTTTTTCTTGTCTGGAGAAAGTATTCCTGCCTTAAATCTTATGTGtttagttgaaaccagaagtttacatacactatagaaaaaaacatgtatgcattttttttttgatttttttttttttttgcacactcTGACATGAAATCAGAATAAACATTTCCCATTTTTAAGTCAGTTCAGATTACCAGAATGTTtcctatttgctaaatgccacaataatgagaaggaatttgttttttatttaatagttgGTAGGAATTTTGGGCCATAccttgctcacacacacacacacacacacacgacttTTCAGTTCTGCCCCTAAATTTTCAATAGGATTTAGATCAGCATTTTGTGATGACCACTCcaaaacactgactttgttTTCCTTAAGCTTCTTTGTAACCAGCTTTGGGTtattgtccatttggaagaccCATTTGTGTCCAAGCTTTCACTTCATGGCTGATATTGCATCAGTGTTTCCAtataatgttctttcctcaaGACACCGtctattttgtgaagtgcaccagtccctccttcACCAAAACAATCCCACAGCATACTGCTCCCTGCCCTGAGTTTCACACTTGGGATGGTTTTCTCAGGCTTGCAAGctcccccccccttttttttctccaaatgtaaCAGTGGCCATTATGGCCGAACAGTTCAGCTTTAGTTTTGTCAGACCATAGGACATGTCTCTTAAAATGAAGGTCTTTGTCCCTGTGTGCATTTGCAAACATTaatctgaaacttttttttaagtttcttatgaagaaagtaaaataaagaagtaaTGGCATTTCTGCTATTAATTCAATATGGTACTGATAAGTAATGTATCAGCCCATGTCGTTGTTTTATATGGATAATAATGACAAACTGTTACCAGATTCAGCCAGCATCTCCACAAGGCTTTTTGTTCTGGAGTCAATTTGCACACTTTTGGACCAAAGCACGTTAATTTCTGAGACACAGAACCTGGTCTCCTTCCTGAGCGTTATGATGGATCAAAAAATGCATATAGTCTTTTTATACGGTGTATGTCAGGGGTGCCCAGAGTTGGTCCTCGAGGGcaggcatcctgcacgttttagttctctccctggtagtaccaacaaccttttcagcatgtcagtgttcttcttaggccttctaacgagccatcattggatccaggtgcattaaaccagggagagaactaaaacatgcaggatgcctgccctcgaggacccactttgggcacccctggtgTATGTAAACGTCTGGCTTCAGGTTcagtttgtctttcttttttttctttcttgtgctGTTGTTGCAGCCCAGCTAAAGACGCAGACTAATTCTGAAAGTTTAAGAGGAAGCGCTTCCTTTTCAATATCACATCACATGTTTTCTTAGGATGACGGACCTCTGTAGTCACTGACTGGGTTTTCGTAAACATGTTTCATCAGCTGGCATACGATCCCCAGAATCTTATCAGTCGTCAGCAAACACTTATTCCAAATTTAATCTCAATCTGTGTGCTGTATGTACGAGAATACATAGTTACTTTACACACAGCATGGAGTTGCTTTCTGTTACAAAGATACTGAGAGACAGTCTGACAGTCACAGACGATTAACCATCAAACTTGCATTAGAGCCATCATCTCCTCTTCtcagtttattgatttttatatatacagtatatatatgtattattacccccaaaaaaaacaaatgactttTAGTCAGTAGGATCCACTGCTCAAGCAAGTACctacaaaatacaaatgttaTTCACTATCACTATACTCTCTTATCTATGGACTCTGTGCTCAAATCTGTTTGACTTTATCAATTTTAAGTGACTTAACAAAGCAACCATTTTAACTCAAagagtgaaaataattttttgcttccaatttctgacaaaaattggaagcagaacatttttggttctggtccaaagACAAAGACCAGAACTTCTGAAACACAAACTGCTCAGTCATTTGATCTGGATGACATTAAATGAATGTTAATCATCATATTAATCTAAGGAGTCTCATTAATTTGGCTACATTTGACCATTTCTAACAAGAAACAAGACACCATTCAGAAATTTAAGCAGGCTTTGTCCACCATGTTGATTGCTCCACTGTGACTGTAGGATATGGGGAAATCTATCCAGTCACCTTGCTCGGTAAAGCGCTGTGCATCATTTATGCGATGGTGGGCATTCCTCTCATGCTCCTGGTCATTCTCGACGTGGGAGACTTTCTCGCTCTGGTGATGTCCAAAGCCTACAACCGCGCCCGCGCCCTCTTCAAGACGTGGTCACGGTGGAGAACTCGCAGGAGAAGACACTGGTCAAACCGGCGGACTCTGGACGATGGCACCTTGCTTCGTCAACCTCTAGACATCCGGCAGGTGCTGAACACTCAAGCAGATGTTCGATCCAAGTCCATTCatctccaaaacaacaaagatataTTTGAAAAGCTGCTGGCCAGAGATAATTTAATGAGAAAGGATCCACTACTCAGGTCCCTCTCCTGCCCTGAACTCGAACAGATGCCACAACCATCTAGTGAATTTGCCATATGGGATTTCTCGGGGTTAGGGAATGTAATGGAAGACTTTGACGTTCCATTTATACTCATCCTTTTCATTGTATTTGCATATATTTGCTTCGGAGGTATAATCCTCACACTGTGTGAACCTGAAATAGAAGGATTTGACTCTTTCTACTTTTGCTTCATCACACTCACTACAATCGGATTTGGTGACATCATACCTAAGGACCCCAAGTGTTTCTGGATAAcctcccttttttttgttgttggcatGAGCATTATGTCCATGGCTCTCAAGCTAAGCCAAAATAGAATCGTTTCTTTTTATCGTAACTGCATCCGGTTCATTGGCAGGGCAAATGCTGAAACtacagaaaatgtggaaaagaagTAAGTCGAGATCTTCTGAATCAAGTTTTGGGATTGTGGAATTTATTATTTCCTGgatttaatcaattatttattgTATCTGTTTTTCATAAGCATGGGTAATTATGAAGTCATGCATGTGGCAAACACTTTATCCAGTGAATGGCCGTCATGattaaaaagatttgttttcaaacatttaaagggGTAGTATTATGTTTTCCAGTCACTTAGTTTTCCACACGATCAAGTAACTGCTACCTTCATTTGTTATAATAATgctgtacatatcaaatatgacaaaaaagaaattgactTCTTAGTTTAATGCCTTGAAGCTAAGAaggcatctgtctctttaaaacaccctgctctttctgaaactccacatTCAGGGAGT
The Xiphophorus hellerii strain 12219 chromosome 22, Xiphophorus_hellerii-4.1, whole genome shotgun sequence genome window above contains:
- the kcnk18 gene encoding potassium channel subfamily K member 18, whose amino-acid sequence is MTVSGQTAVLHETWPARCRARFWRLFPHLTLCCALVAYTMLGALVFMQVEGGRNSSTEQEYRNFLSSIVKMVQNDTNNKSCTLNQTVSKVVVKMQDFKSVWFQSPSRWDLFGSVFFCCTIFSTVGYGEIYPVTLLGKALCIIYAMVGIPLMLLVILDVGDFLALVMSKAYNRARALFKTWSRWRTRRRRHWSNRRTLDDGTLLRQPLDIRQVLNTQADVRSKSIHLQNNKDIFEKLLARDNLMRKDPLLRSLSCPELEQMPQPSSEFAIWDFSGLGNVMEDFDVPFILILFIVFAYICFGGIILTLCEPEIEGFDSFYFCFITLTTIGFGDIIPKDPKCFWITSLFFVVGMSIMSMALKLSQNRIVSFYRNCIRFIGRANAETTENVEKK